In the genome of Quercus robur chromosome 3, dhQueRobu3.1, whole genome shotgun sequence, one region contains:
- the LOC126718517 gene encoding uncharacterized protein LOC126718517 isoform X2 — protein sequence MDLLQTYKDQNDEDIGEVEDQTQNPISTTSSPEASPPRLLPAKSAAPKVDDTMLALTVAQAHQAHSRPIDPVQHVVAFNPTYDQLWAPIVGPAHPYAKDGIAQGMRNHKLGFVEDASIESFVFDEQYNTFHKYGYAADPSASAGNNYVGDLDALQKNDAISVYNIPQHEQKKRKIEKKETEKEEGNDQEENVDKIELQNPATDTWLMKNRKSPWAGKKEGLQSELTEEQKKYAEEYAKKKGEERERGGEKGEILPDKSTFHGKEERDYQGRSWIAPPKDAKANNDHCYIPKRLVHTWSGHTKGVSAIRFFPKHGHLLLSAGMDTKVKIWDVFNSGKCMRTYMGHSKAVRDIWFCNDGSKFLTAGYDKNIKYWDTETGQVISTFSTGKIPYVVRLNPDDDKQNILLAGMSDKKIVQWDMNTGQITQEYDQHLGAVNTITFVDNNRRFVTSSDDKSLRVWEFGIPVVIKYISEPHMHSMPSISLHPSTNYLAAQSLDNQILIYSTRERFQLNKKKRFAGHIVAGYACQVNFSPDGRFVMSGDGEGKCWFWDWKTCRVFRTLKCHEGVCIGCEWHPLEQSKVATCGWDGLIKYW from the coding sequence ATGGATCTCCTCCAAACCTACAAAGACCAAAATGATGAGGATATTGGTGAAGTAGAGGaccaaacccaaaaccctaTTTCCACCACATCATCCCCCGAGGCCTCCCCACCTCGCCTCCTTCCCGCCAAGTCTGCAGCACCAAAGGTGGATGACACCATGTTGGCCCTCACAGTAGCTCAAGCCCACCAAGCCCATTCAAGGCCAATCGACCCAGTCCAGCATGTTGTTGCCTTTAACCCCACCTATGACCAGCTCTGGGCCCCCATCGTTGGCCCAGCCCACCCTTATGCCAAGGATGGCATCGCCCAGGGCATGCGCAACCACAAGCTCGGCTTTGTTGAGGATGCTTCCATTGAATCTTTTGTCTTCGACGAGCAGTACAATACTTTCCACAAGTACGGCTATGCTGCTGACCCCTCTGCCTCTGCTGGCAACAATTATGTCGGTGATCTTGATGCCTTGCAAAAGAATGACGCCATCTCTGTCTACAACATCCCACAACACGAgcagaagaagaggaagattgAGAAGAAGGAAACAGAGAAGGAGGAAGGCAATGACCAAGAAGAAAATGTTGATAAGATTGAGCTTCAGAATCCAGCAACTGACACTTGGTTGATGAAGAATAGGAAGAGTCCGTGGGCAGGCAAGAAGGAAGGATTACAAAGTGAATTGACAGAAGAGCAGAAGAAGTATGCGGAGGAGTATGCAAAGAAGAAGggtgaggagagagagagaggcggtGAAAAGGGTGAGATTCTTCCAGATAAGAGTACATTCCATGgtaaagaagagagagattATCAAGGAAGGTCTTGGATTGCGCCTCCCAAGGATGCCAAGGCCAACAACGATCATTGTTATATACCGAAGAGATTGGTGCACACTTGGAGTGGCCACACGAAGGGCGTGTCTGCAATAAGGTTCTTCCCAAAACACGGGCATTTGTTATTGTCAGCTGGGATGGATACGAAGGTGAAAATTTGGGATGTGTTCAATTCGGGCAAGTGTATGAGGACCTACATGGGTCACTCCAAGGCAGTGAGGGATATTTGGTTTTGCAACGACGGGTCAAAGTTTTTGACGGCTGGGTATGATAAGAATATCAAGTACTGGGACACAGAGACAGGGCAAGTGATATCTACTTTTAGTACTGGGAAGATTCCATATGTGGTTAGGCTTAATCCAGACGATGATAAGCAGAACATTTTGTTGGCAGGGATGAGTGATAAGAAGATTGTTCAGTGGGATATGAATACTGGACAGATTACACAGGAGTACGATCAACATTTGGGGGCAGTGAATACTATTACATTTGTTGATAATAACAGGAGGTTTGTGACTTCAAGCGATGACAAGTCACTTCGAGTATGGGAGTTCGGGATACCTGTGGTTATAAAGTATATTAGTGAGCCTCATATGCATTCTATGCCATCCATTTCACTTCATCCCAGTACAAATTATCTTGCTGCACAGAGTTTGGACAATCAGATTCTTATATATAGCACGAGAGAGAGGTTTCAGCTCAATAAGAAGAAGAGGTTTGCCGGGCACATTGTGGCAGGGTATGCTTGCCAAGTCAATTTCTCACCAGATGGCCGGTTTGTTATGTCAGGAGATGGTGAGGGTAAATGCTGGTTTTGGGATTGGAAGACATGCCGAGTTTTCAGAACTCTCAAGTGTCACGAGGGAGTGTGCATTGGGTGTGAGTGGCACCCATTGGAACAAAGCAAGGTAGCAACTTGCGGCTGGGACGGATTGATTAAGTACTGGTAA
- the LOC126718517 gene encoding uncharacterized protein LOC126718517 isoform X1 codes for MDLLQTYKDQNDEDIGEVEDQTQNPISTTSSPEASPPRLLPAKSAAPKVDDTMLALTVAQAHQAHSRPIDPVQHVVAFNPTYDQLWAPIVGPAHPYAKDGIAQGMRNHKLGFVEDASIESFVFDEQYNTFHKYGYAADPSASAGNNYVGDLDALQKNDAISVYNIPQHEQKKRKIEKKETEKEEGNDQEENVDKIELQNPATDTWLMKNRKSPWAGKKEGLQSELTEEQKKYAEEYAKKKGEERERGGEKGEILPDKSTFHGKEERDYQGRSWIAPPKDAKANNDHCYIPKRLVHTWSGHTKGVSAIRFFPKHGHLLLSAGMDTKVKIWDVFNSGKCMRTYMGHSKAVRDIWFCNDGSKFLTAGYDKNIKYWDTETGQVISTFSTGKIPYVVRLNPDDDKQNILLAGMSDKKIVQWDMNTGQITQEYDQHLGAVNTITFVDNNRRFVTSSDDKSLRVWEFGIPVVIKYISEPHMHSMPSISLHPSTNYLAAQSLDNQILIYSTRERFQLNKKKRFAGHIVAGYACQVNFSPDGRFVMSGDGEGKCWFWDWKTCRVFRTLKCHEGVCIGCEWHPLEQSKVATCGWDGLIKYWD; via the exons ATGGATCTCCTCCAAACCTACAAAGACCAAAATGATGAGGATATTGGTGAAGTAGAGGaccaaacccaaaaccctaTTTCCACCACATCATCCCCCGAGGCCTCCCCACCTCGCCTCCTTCCCGCCAAGTCTGCAGCACCAAAGGTGGATGACACCATGTTGGCCCTCACAGTAGCTCAAGCCCACCAAGCCCATTCAAGGCCAATCGACCCAGTCCAGCATGTTGTTGCCTTTAACCCCACCTATGACCAGCTCTGGGCCCCCATCGTTGGCCCAGCCCACCCTTATGCCAAGGATGGCATCGCCCAGGGCATGCGCAACCACAAGCTCGGCTTTGTTGAGGATGCTTCCATTGAATCTTTTGTCTTCGACGAGCAGTACAATACTTTCCACAAGTACGGCTATGCTGCTGACCCCTCTGCCTCTGCTGGCAACAATTATGTCGGTGATCTTGATGCCTTGCAAAAGAATGACGCCATCTCTGTCTACAACATCCCACAACACGAgcagaagaagaggaagattgAGAAGAAGGAAACAGAGAAGGAGGAAGGCAATGACCAAGAAGAAAATGTTGATAAGATTGAGCTTCAGAATCCAGCAACTGACACTTGGTTGATGAAGAATAGGAAGAGTCCGTGGGCAGGCAAGAAGGAAGGATTACAAAGTGAATTGACAGAAGAGCAGAAGAAGTATGCGGAGGAGTATGCAAAGAAGAAGggtgaggagagagagagaggcggtGAAAAGGGTGAGATTCTTCCAGATAAGAGTACATTCCATGgtaaagaagagagagattATCAAGGAAGGTCTTGGATTGCGCCTCCCAAGGATGCCAAGGCCAACAACGATCATTGTTATATACCGAAGAGATTGGTGCACACTTGGAGTGGCCACACGAAGGGCGTGTCTGCAATAAGGTTCTTCCCAAAACACGGGCATTTGTTATTGTCAGCTGGGATGGATACGAAGGTGAAAATTTGGGATGTGTTCAATTCGGGCAAGTGTATGAGGACCTACATGGGTCACTCCAAGGCAGTGAGGGATATTTGGTTTTGCAACGACGGGTCAAAGTTTTTGACGGCTGGGTATGATAAGAATATCAAGTACTGGGACACAGAGACAGGGCAAGTGATATCTACTTTTAGTACTGGGAAGATTCCATATGTGGTTAGGCTTAATCCAGACGATGATAAGCAGAACATTTTGTTGGCAGGGATGAGTGATAAGAAGATTGTTCAGTGGGATATGAATACTGGACAGATTACACAGGAGTACGATCAACATTTGGGGGCAGTGAATACTATTACATTTGTTGATAATAACAGGAGGTTTGTGACTTCAAGCGATGACAAGTCACTTCGAGTATGGGAGTTCGGGATACCTGTGGTTATAAAGTATATTAGTGAGCCTCATATGCATTCTATGCCATCCATTTCACTTCATCCCAGTACAAATTATCTTGCTGCACAGAGTTTGGACAATCAGATTCTTATATATAGCACGAGAGAGAGGTTTCAGCTCAATAAGAAGAAGAGGTTTGCCGGGCACATTGTGGCAGGGTATGCTTGCCAAGTCAATTTCTCACCAGATGGCCGGTTTGTTATGTCAGGAGATGGTGAGGGTAAATGCTGGTTTTGGGATTGGAAGACATGCCGAGTTTTCAGAACTCTCAAGTGTCACGAGGGAGTGTGCATTGGGTGTGAGTGGCACCCATTGGAACAAAGCAAGGTAGCAACTTGCGGCTGGGACGGATTGATTAAGTACTG GGACTAG